In Acidaminococcus fermentans DSM 20731, one genomic interval encodes:
- a CDS encoding LysR family transcriptional regulator has product MEIRTLKYFLAVAREQNMTEAANVLFVTQPTLSRQMADLEKELGKKLFVRTNRSTTLTEEGMHLRQRAEEILALVDQTKEEIREDDMDLSGCIRIGAGETRAMHWVTDTFAELHQEYPHLTIELFTNNADGVQERLEHGLLDFGLFIEPFNPENYNFLRLPEPDQVGIVTSLHSPWAHLEKVTPKELQAMPLLISSRTTQKTFDLSRWSGGQVTLETLCVAGRFDLIGNASLLVRTGQVNALGLDHLLQIETQGLKVIPLDPPLSVGSLVAWKKFRLLSRSSQVFLDQLKQKLSDFSH; this is encoded by the coding sequence ATGGAAATCCGTACCCTGAAATATTTTCTGGCGGTGGCCCGGGAGCAGAACATGACCGAAGCCGCCAATGTACTGTTCGTCACCCAGCCTACCCTGTCCCGGCAGATGGCAGACCTGGAAAAGGAACTGGGAAAGAAGCTCTTTGTCCGGACCAATCGGAGTACCACCCTGACGGAGGAAGGAATGCACCTGCGCCAGCGGGCGGAAGAGATCCTGGCCCTGGTGGACCAGACCAAAGAAGAGATCCGGGAAGACGACATGGACCTTTCCGGCTGCATACGGATCGGTGCCGGAGAAACCCGGGCCATGCACTGGGTCACCGACACCTTCGCCGAACTCCATCAGGAGTATCCCCATCTGACTATCGAGCTGTTCACTAACAACGCAGACGGAGTCCAGGAGCGCCTGGAACACGGACTGCTGGATTTCGGACTGTTCATCGAACCCTTCAACCCGGAAAACTACAACTTCCTCCGTCTCCCGGAACCGGACCAGGTGGGCATCGTTACCAGCCTCCACAGCCCCTGGGCTCACCTGGAAAAAGTGACCCCCAAAGAGCTCCAGGCCATGCCCCTTCTCATTTCCTCCCGGACCACCCAGAAGACCTTTGATCTTTCCCGCTGGTCCGGTGGCCAGGTAACCCTGGAAACTCTCTGTGTGGCAGGCCGCTTCGACCTGATTGGCAATGCTTCCCTGTTGGTCCGTACCGGTCAGGTAAATGCCCTGGGCCTGGACCATCTGCTGCAGATCGAAACCCAGGGCCTGAAGGTCATCCCTCTGGATCCTCCCCTGTCCGTCGGCAGCCTGGTGGCCTGGAAGAAGTTCCGGCTCCTGTCCCGTTCCAGCCAGGTGTTCCTGGACCAGTTAAAGCAAAAACTTTCTGATTTTTCCCATTGA
- a CDS encoding DUF368 domain-containing protein → MDLFLNMVRGFCMALADSVPGVSGGTIAFVLGFYDEFIGSLYVLTHGNRELKREGIRFLAKLGMGWVIGMGSSVLVISSLFTSRIYELSSLFLGFSIFSLPLIIREEKECLRRVSRLLFLVLGIVLVLVIAAVNPTGGQGTNVEIAHLTPLLGGYIFVCAMIAICAMVLPGISGSTMLLIFGLYVPIISAIKEFLHMNLSYFPVLCVFGFGVLTGIVGIIKLVKNALDNHRAAMVYFILGLMIGSLYAIAQGPTTLKVPQPALTWETFHIFWFLMGGVFLAGLNGLKAFTEKKMHPDK, encoded by the coding sequence ATGGATCTGTTCCTGAACATGGTCCGGGGTTTCTGCATGGCCCTGGCCGACAGCGTCCCCGGGGTATCCGGCGGCACCATTGCCTTTGTGCTGGGCTTTTACGACGAATTCATCGGTTCCCTGTATGTGCTCACCCACGGCAACCGGGAACTGAAACGGGAGGGCATCCGTTTCCTGGCCAAGCTGGGCATGGGCTGGGTCATCGGCATGGGTTCTTCGGTGCTGGTGATCTCCAGTCTTTTCACCAGCCGGATCTATGAACTGAGTTCCCTGTTCCTGGGCTTTTCCATTTTTTCCCTTCCTCTGATTATCCGGGAAGAGAAGGAATGCCTCCGCCGTGTGAGCCGGCTCCTGTTCCTGGTACTGGGGATCGTGCTGGTGCTGGTGATCGCGGCGGTGAACCCCACCGGCGGCCAGGGGACCAATGTGGAAATCGCCCACCTGACCCCTCTCCTGGGAGGATACATCTTCGTCTGTGCCATGATCGCTATCTGCGCCATGGTGCTGCCGGGGATCTCCGGTTCCACCATGCTGCTGATCTTCGGGCTGTATGTACCCATCATCAGCGCCATCAAGGAATTCCTCCATATGAACCTGTCCTATTTCCCGGTGCTGTGCGTTTTCGGCTTCGGGGTGCTCACCGGGATTGTGGGGATCATCAAGCTGGTGAAAAATGCCCTGGACAACCACCGGGCAGCCATGGTGTACTTCATCCTGGGGCTGATGATCGGTTCCCTGTATGCCATTGCCCAAGGTCCCACCACCCTGAAAGTGCCCCAGCCGGCTCTCACCTGGGAAACCTTCCATATTTTCTGGTTCCTCATGGGCGGAGTGTTCCTGGCCGGCCTCAACGGGCTGAAGGCCTTTACAGAAAAGAAGATGCATCCGGACAAGTGA
- a CDS encoding carboxymuconolactone decarboxylase family protein, whose amino-acid sequence MQTAGRDQLGNFAPDFARYNDDILFGEVWSANDKLSLHDRSLVTVTALIAQGLTDSSLQYHMATAKKNGVTREEMVQAITQLGFYAGWPKAWAAFRYAKEVYGNE is encoded by the coding sequence GTGCAAACCGCAGGACGGGATCAGCTGGGGAATTTTGCCCCGGATTTTGCCCGGTACAACGATGACATCCTTTTTGGAGAGGTGTGGAGCGCCAACGACAAGCTGAGCCTCCACGACCGGAGCCTGGTGACAGTGACGGCGCTCATTGCCCAGGGACTGACAGACAGTTCCCTCCAGTACCACATGGCCACCGCTAAAAAGAACGGAGTAACCCGGGAGGAAATGGTCCAGGCCATTACCCAGCTGGGGTTCTACGCCGGCTGGCCCAAAGCCTGGGCAGCCTTCCGGTATGCCAAAGAAGTATATGGAAATGAATGA
- the map gene encoding type I methionyl aminopeptidase, producing the protein MEYAAKGYEVPRMDMIKTPEQIEGIRKAGKVNSAVLDAVEKNIKVGMTTDDINTIVYDTTLKLKAIPACLNYEGFPKSVCTSVNDVICHGIPDPHQVLKSGDIVNVDATTIYEGYVGDASRMFMLGRVPAERKNLVGITKECLKRGMENAVGWKNTLGDIGAAIQSFAQKHGCSVVREFGGHGVGLEMHEDPFVSHVGKRKTGMLLVPGMVITIEPMINAGTPELWIDEVNGWTVHTADGKDSAQWEHTLLITEGEPEVLSW; encoded by the coding sequence ATGGAGTACGCCGCCAAAGGGTACGAAGTGCCCCGGATGGACATGATCAAGACCCCGGAACAGATCGAAGGGATCCGGAAAGCCGGCAAGGTCAATTCCGCAGTGCTGGATGCGGTGGAAAAGAACATCAAAGTGGGGATGACCACCGATGACATCAACACCATCGTCTACGACACCACCCTGAAGCTGAAGGCCATTCCCGCCTGCCTGAACTATGAGGGCTTTCCCAAATCCGTGTGCACTTCCGTCAATGACGTAATCTGCCACGGCATCCCGGATCCCCATCAGGTGCTGAAAAGCGGGGATATCGTCAATGTGGACGCCACCACCATTTATGAAGGGTACGTGGGGGATGCTTCTCGGATGTTCATGCTGGGCCGGGTGCCTGCGGAACGGAAGAATCTGGTGGGCATCACCAAAGAATGCCTGAAGCGGGGCATGGAAAACGCCGTGGGCTGGAAGAACACCCTGGGGGACATCGGAGCAGCCATCCAGAGCTTTGCCCAGAAACACGGCTGCAGCGTGGTCCGGGAATTCGGCGGCCACGGGGTAGGACTGGAAATGCATGAAGATCCCTTTGTGTCCCATGTGGGGAAACGGAAAACCGGCATGCTGCTGGTGCCCGGCATGGTGATCACCATCGAGCCCATGATCAACGCCGGCACTCCGGAACTGTGGATCGATGAAGTGAACGGCTGGACCGTCCACACTGCCGACGGCAAAGACAGCGCCCAGTGGGAACATACCCTGCTGATTACTGAAGGGGAGCCGGAAGTATTGAGCTGGTAA
- a CDS encoding cupin domain-containing protein: MDLQELEKTSPFALGKENTGYAQYFDGKSYLNMLTLQQVVTAVVTFEPGCRNHWHIHHAANGGGQILIVTAGRGYYQEWGKPAQELKAGDVVNIPPEVKHWHGAAPDSAFQHLALEVPGEGTSNEWCEAVDPAEYGRLK, encoded by the coding sequence ATGGATCTGCAGGAACTGGAAAAAACGAGCCCCTTTGCCCTGGGAAAAGAAAATACAGGGTATGCCCAATATTTTGATGGAAAGAGCTATTTGAACATGCTGACCCTCCAGCAGGTGGTCACAGCGGTGGTGACCTTTGAACCGGGCTGCCGGAATCATTGGCACATCCACCATGCAGCCAACGGAGGCGGACAGATCCTCATCGTCACCGCCGGACGGGGCTATTACCAGGAATGGGGAAAGCCGGCCCAGGAACTGAAAGCCGGGGATGTGGTGAACATTCCTCCGGAAGTGAAGCACTGGCACGGGGCGGCTCCGGATTCCGCCTTCCAGCATCTGGCTCTGGAAGTGCCTGGAGAAGGCACCAGCAATGAATGGTGCGAAGCGGTGGATCCGGCAGAATATGGCAGGCTGAAATGA
- the feoB gene encoding ferrous iron transport protein B, protein MEFKIALAGNPNTGKTTLFNALTGSNQFVGNWPGVTVEKKEGKLMGHPDVIIQDLPGIYSLSPYTLEEVVSRTYLVKERPDAILNIVDGTNLERNLYLSTQLAELGIPMVMAVNMMDMVRSNGDIINIDKLSQKMGCQVIEISARTGEGIKEAADLAAKVAKHQQVMVAKHSFDGPVEHALAHIEEATQGMLPAHQERWYGIKLFERDEKVRAALKLPQSVIDHIDGDIEAVEQEMDDDAESIITNERYKYISSIIHECNIKKSKGKLTTSDKIDKIVTNRWLALPIFAAIMFLVYYVSVTTIGTDATDWVNDTLFGDMIIPAAHDLMESLEVADWLDGLIVDGIISGVGAVLGFVPQMVVLFIFLAFLEACGYMARIAFILDRAFRKFGLSGKSFIPMLIGSGCGVPGIMASRTIENESDRRMTIMTTTMIPCSAKMPIIALIAGAYFHGEWWVAPSAYFVGIFSIIISGIILKKTKLFAGDPAPFVMELPPYHMPTLGNIGRSVWERSSSFIKKAGTVILLSTILVWFLSSFGWDDGAFTMLDEDALNESILAFIGTKVAWLFAPLGWGDWKAAVAAFTGLIAKENLVGTFGILYGLADAAEDGQEFWGTFAQEFSVLSAYSFLVFNLLCAPCVAAMGAIKREMNNGRWTLIAIGYQCGFAYCMALLFYQFGSFISTGVFTLGTAAACVILAIMLYLFFRPAPKYNGEIQIKDAANAAE, encoded by the coding sequence ATGGAATTCAAGATTGCCCTTGCCGGCAACCCCAATACTGGCAAGACCACCCTGTTCAATGCCCTGACCGGATCCAACCAGTTCGTGGGCAACTGGCCCGGGGTAACAGTTGAAAAAAAAGAAGGGAAACTGATGGGCCATCCGGATGTGATCATCCAGGACCTGCCCGGCATCTACTCTCTTTCCCCCTACACCCTGGAAGAAGTGGTGTCCCGGACCTATCTGGTCAAGGAACGGCCGGATGCCATCCTGAACATCGTGGACGGGACCAACCTGGAACGGAACCTGTACCTGAGCACCCAGCTGGCTGAACTGGGGATCCCCATGGTAATGGCCGTGAACATGATGGACATGGTCCGGAGCAACGGAGACATCATCAACATCGATAAGCTGTCCCAGAAGATGGGCTGTCAGGTGATCGAAATCTCCGCCCGTACGGGAGAAGGCATCAAGGAAGCCGCAGACCTGGCAGCCAAGGTAGCCAAGCACCAGCAGGTAATGGTGGCCAAACATTCCTTCGACGGGCCGGTGGAACACGCTCTGGCCCACATTGAAGAAGCCACCCAGGGAATGCTCCCTGCCCATCAGGAACGGTGGTACGGCATCAAACTGTTCGAACGGGACGAAAAAGTCCGGGCTGCCCTGAAGCTGCCCCAGTCGGTCATCGACCACATTGATGGGGACATCGAAGCGGTGGAACAGGAAATGGATGACGATGCGGAAAGCATCATCACCAACGAACGGTACAAATACATCAGTTCCATCATCCATGAGTGCAACATCAAAAAGAGCAAAGGAAAACTGACCACCTCCGACAAGATTGACAAGATCGTCACCAACCGGTGGCTGGCCCTCCCCATTTTTGCCGCCATCATGTTCCTGGTCTATTATGTATCGGTGACCACCATCGGGACGGACGCCACGGACTGGGTCAATGACACCTTGTTCGGCGACATGATCATCCCTGCCGCCCATGATTTGATGGAAAGCCTGGAAGTGGCTGACTGGCTGGATGGTCTGATCGTGGATGGGATCATTTCCGGCGTAGGCGCCGTGCTGGGCTTTGTACCCCAGATGGTGGTGCTGTTCATTTTCCTGGCCTTCCTGGAAGCCTGCGGCTACATGGCCCGTATCGCTTTCATCCTGGACCGGGCTTTCCGGAAGTTCGGCCTGTCCGGGAAATCCTTCATCCCCATGCTGATCGGCTCCGGCTGCGGCGTGCCCGGGATCATGGCTTCCCGTACCATTGAAAACGAATCTGACCGGCGGATGACCATCATGACCACCACCATGATTCCCTGCTCCGCCAAGATGCCCATCATCGCCCTAATTGCAGGGGCCTACTTCCACGGAGAATGGTGGGTGGCTCCCTCCGCTTACTTTGTGGGGATCTTCTCCATCATCATTTCTGGGATCATCCTGAAAAAAACCAAGCTGTTTGCCGGGGATCCGGCCCCCTTCGTCATGGAACTGCCTCCCTACCATATGCCCACCCTGGGCAACATCGGCCGGAGCGTGTGGGAACGAAGCTCCTCCTTCATCAAGAAGGCCGGTACGGTAATCCTGCTGTCCACCATCCTGGTATGGTTCCTGTCCAGCTTCGGCTGGGATGACGGTGCCTTCACCATGCTGGATGAAGATGCCCTGAACGAAAGTATCCTGGCCTTCATCGGCACCAAAGTGGCCTGGCTCTTCGCGCCTCTGGGCTGGGGTGACTGGAAAGCGGCCGTGGCTGCCTTCACCGGCCTGATTGCAAAGGAAAACCTGGTGGGTACCTTCGGGATCCTGTATGGGCTGGCAGATGCCGCCGAAGACGGCCAGGAATTCTGGGGCACCTTTGCCCAGGAGTTCTCCGTGCTCAGCGCCTACTCCTTCCTGGTGTTCAACCTGCTGTGCGCTCCCTGTGTGGCTGCCATGGGCGCCATCAAACGGGAAATGAACAACGGCCGCTGGACCCTGATCGCCATCGGCTACCAGTGCGGCTTCGCCTACTGCATGGCCCTGCTGTTCTACCAGTTCGGCAGCTTCATTTCCACCGGGGTCTTCACCCTGGGCACGGCAGCCGCCTGTGTGATACTGGCCATCATGCTCTACCTGTTCTTCCGTCCGGCTCCCAAATACAATGGAGAAATCCAGATCAAAGACGCGGCGAATGCAGCGGAATAA
- a CDS encoding GDSL-type esterase/lipase family protein, producing the protein MAKNIVTSLEKKALGMSFLALAAIPVILASSCTVRRVVGFSPVAAQNRQAALEVDRADLGLLTWPEQLDAVRYELEVLDGIPLDLDSAREAAGALYRNSRIYSAQALLPMEKLRKKQTTGVLYYRVRAFDLDGRPLGNYSQAVAVQSSLQKVERNAPVPRSRMQDTNGSLLLYPVYAYTGNPGATQSESGDTSAMMVERFDRDVRPFHLKYLLIMGGTNSLRAGVSAEEVIRDLEEIGQKAEALGIHPIYLTLPPLNPANIQKAFDELTADNWRQSFAQVNAYIRSRDHIDVAAPFGTGEDLPTELSLDGIHGDWNMKQIMAQTINRSMAGRLG; encoded by the coding sequence ATGGCAAAAAACATAGTGACCAGTCTGGAAAAGAAGGCACTGGGCATGAGCTTTCTGGCTCTGGCGGCTATCCCGGTGATTTTGGCCAGCTCCTGTACGGTGCGTCGGGTGGTCGGCTTTTCCCCTGTGGCGGCTCAGAACCGGCAGGCAGCATTGGAAGTGGACCGGGCGGACCTGGGACTGCTCACTTGGCCGGAACAGTTGGATGCGGTCCGCTATGAACTGGAAGTGTTGGATGGGATTCCTCTCGATCTGGATTCCGCCCGGGAAGCCGCCGGGGCTCTGTACCGGAACAGTCGGATTTATTCTGCCCAGGCCCTGCTGCCCATGGAGAAACTCCGGAAGAAACAGACTACCGGTGTGCTCTATTACCGGGTGCGGGCTTTTGACCTGGATGGGCGACCCCTTGGGAATTATTCCCAGGCTGTAGCAGTTCAGAGCAGTCTGCAGAAAGTGGAACGGAATGCACCGGTCCCCCGAAGCCGGATGCAGGATACCAACGGTTCACTGTTGCTGTATCCTGTCTATGCCTATACCGGGAATCCGGGAGCCACTCAGTCGGAAAGCGGAGATACCAGCGCCATGATGGTGGAACGGTTCGACCGGGATGTGCGCCCCTTCCATCTGAAATACCTGCTGATCATGGGTGGCACCAACAGCCTCCGTGCCGGGGTGTCGGCGGAAGAGGTGATCCGGGATCTGGAAGAAATAGGGCAAAAGGCGGAAGCACTGGGCATCCATCCCATCTATCTTACCCTGCCACCCCTCAATCCGGCCAACATCCAGAAGGCCTTTGACGAACTCACGGCGGACAACTGGCGTCAGTCTTTTGCCCAGGTCAATGCCTATATCCGCAGCCGGGACCACATCGATGTGGCGGCCCCCTTTGGAACCGGGGAGGACCTGCCCACGGAACTTTCCCTGGACGGGATCCACGGAGACTGGAACATGAAACAAATCATGGCTCAGACCATCAATAGGTCTATGGCTGGGCGGCTGGGATGA
- a CDS encoding FeoA family protein produces MNTLKDALTGKDYEVVKLHGTGAIKRRIMDMGLTKGTPVHIRKVAPLGDPVEINVRGYELSLRKADAEMVEVKEL; encoded by the coding sequence ATGAACACATTGAAAGACGCCCTGACGGGCAAGGATTACGAAGTGGTGAAACTCCATGGCACGGGAGCCATCAAGCGCCGGATCATGGATATGGGCCTTACCAAGGGCACCCCGGTGCACATCCGGAAAGTGGCTCCTCTGGGAGACCCGGTGGAAATCAACGTGCGGGGCTATGAGCTGTCCCTGCGGAAAGCCGATGCGGAAATGGTGGAAGTGAAGGAACTGTAA
- a CDS encoding FeoA family protein, whose amino-acid sequence MPLSFADEGRTLVVLRVGGSPKVRTHLENLGITQGAEISIVQHTPSGLILNIRESRVAVSMEMAAKITVQ is encoded by the coding sequence ATGCCCTTATCATTTGCCGACGAAGGCAGGACCTTGGTTGTCCTGCGGGTAGGCGGGTCCCCCAAGGTGCGGACCCATCTGGAAAACCTGGGCATCACCCAGGGCGCGGAGATTTCCATTGTCCAGCACACCCCCAGCGGGCTGATCCTGAACATCCGGGAATCCCGGGTGGCCGTCAGTATGGAAATGGCTGCCAAGATCACCGTACAGTAA
- a CDS encoding 1-deoxy-D-xylulose-5-phosphate synthase, translating into MMLEKIKGPEDLKKLNPQERQELIDEMRKAMLERASVHMGHVGPDLGIVEATVALHTVFDSPKDKIVYDVSHQSYPHKMLTGRMQAYTDPAHYNDVSGYTNPDESEHDFFNVGHTSTSISLASGLAKARDLQGGKENIIAVIGDGSLSGGMAFGGLDTVGELGTNFIVVFNDNDMSIAENHGGMYKGIKKLRETNGQAADNLFRAFGLDYRFVADGNDVEALIRAFEEVRDIDHPVVVHIVTQKGKGYAPAEKNKEDWHWHMPFDLATGEVREPYTDRYGEATAAFLLQQMKKDPKLVAMTAAVPMVMGFTPERRKEAGSQYIDVGIAEEQAVSMASGLAKGGMHPVFASYATFFQRTYDQLFQDVCVNRNPATFLVFGASMYSMNDVTHLCFYDIPLLSNIPNLVYLAPATLEEYKAMLGWAIAQETHPVAIRVPVPVYENGSLYPVKAEKDYRELNRFAVTHKGSQVALLGAGNFYGLAEQTAKDLQSRGIDATVINPRYLTGLDTELLEELRKDHTVVATMEDGCLAGGFGEKIASYYGKTDMRILNFGIPKAFYDRYDYARLAEENHLTPQLAAEDILALL; encoded by the coding sequence CTGATGTTAGAAAAAATCAAGGGACCGGAAGACTTGAAAAAATTGAATCCCCAGGAACGGCAGGAACTGATCGACGAAATGCGGAAGGCGATGCTGGAGCGGGCCAGTGTCCATATGGGCCACGTGGGCCCGGACCTGGGCATTGTGGAAGCGACAGTTGCTTTGCATACCGTATTCGATTCGCCGAAGGATAAAATCGTTTATGACGTGTCCCACCAGTCCTATCCCCACAAGATGCTGACCGGACGCATGCAGGCTTATACGGACCCGGCCCATTACAATGATGTGTCCGGCTATACGAATCCGGACGAAAGTGAACACGACTTCTTCAACGTGGGCCATACGTCCACCTCCATTTCCCTGGCCAGCGGTCTGGCCAAGGCCCGTGACCTGCAGGGCGGCAAAGAGAACATCATTGCCGTCATCGGCGACGGTTCCCTTTCCGGCGGCATGGCCTTTGGAGGGCTGGATACCGTGGGGGAATTGGGCACGAATTTCATCGTGGTCTTCAATGACAATGACATGTCCATCGCAGAAAATCACGGCGGCATGTACAAGGGCATCAAGAAACTCCGGGAAACCAACGGGCAGGCAGCGGACAATCTGTTCCGTGCCTTCGGGCTGGACTACCGTTTCGTGGCCGACGGCAATGATGTGGAAGCCCTGATCCGTGCGTTTGAGGAAGTCAGGGATATTGACCATCCTGTGGTGGTGCACATTGTCACCCAGAAGGGCAAGGGCTATGCCCCGGCAGAAAAGAACAAAGAAGACTGGCACTGGCATATGCCCTTCGACCTGGCAACGGGCGAGGTCAGGGAACCCTACACGGACAGGTACGGTGAAGCCACTGCTGCTTTCCTGCTGCAGCAGATGAAAAAGGACCCGAAACTGGTGGCTATGACGGCTGCTGTACCCATGGTCATGGGCTTTACGCCGGAACGCCGGAAAGAAGCAGGCAGCCAGTACATCGATGTGGGCATTGCCGAAGAACAGGCTGTCTCCATGGCTTCTGGGCTTGCCAAAGGCGGCATGCATCCCGTCTTCGCCAGTTATGCCACATTCTTCCAGCGCACGTACGACCAGTTGTTCCAGGATGTGTGTGTAAATCGCAACCCGGCCACGTTCCTGGTATTCGGGGCATCCATGTACAGCATGAATGATGTAACCCATCTGTGCTTCTATGATATCCCGCTGCTGAGCAACATCCCGAACCTGGTGTATCTGGCGCCTGCAACCCTGGAAGAATATAAGGCAATGCTGGGCTGGGCCATCGCACAGGAAACCCATCCTGTGGCTATCCGGGTGCCTGTACCGGTCTATGAAAATGGTTCCCTCTATCCAGTGAAAGCCGAAAAGGATTACAGGGAGCTGAACCGTTTTGCCGTGACCCATAAAGGTTCCCAGGTGGCTCTCCTGGGTGCCGGCAATTTCTACGGCCTGGCAGAACAGACGGCAAAGGATCTGCAGTCTCGCGGTATCGACGCCACGGTCATCAATCCCCGCTATCTCACCGGCCTCGATACAGAGCTCCTGGAAGAGCTGCGGAAAGATCATACTGTCGTTGCAACCATGGAAGATGGCTGTCTGGCCGGTGGCTTCGGAGAAAAGATCGCCAGCTATTATGGCAAAACGGATATGCGCATATTGAATTTCGGCATCCCCAAGGCCTTCTATGACCGCTATGACTACGCCAGGCTGGCGGAAGAGAACCATCTGACGCCCCAGCTGGCGGCTGAAGATATTCTGGCACTTTTGTAA
- a CDS encoding flavodoxin, giving the protein MRWKKAISIVCMALSLLAVTACGGQQAAQNGGGKAAGTAAAEKAPAKAKKVLVVYYTNTHRTEQVAKAIAGETGGDLYLLDLENPYTTADLDYNNKSSRVYQEHDDPSLRNVALKNAKPANWQDYDTVFVGYPIWWGIAAWPMDTFVKSNDFTGKTVIPFATAYSSGMGSSADQLKEMAGSKGSWLQGRCFTGTLQDSQVKDWVKSLGVK; this is encoded by the coding sequence ATGAGATGGAAAAAAGCGATTTCCATCGTCTGCATGGCTCTGTCTCTGCTGGCGGTTACGGCCTGCGGCGGACAGCAGGCTGCCCAGAATGGCGGGGGCAAGGCAGCGGGTACGGCGGCTGCGGAAAAAGCGCCTGCCAAGGCCAAAAAGGTACTGGTGGTCTATTATACTAATACTCACCGGACGGAACAGGTGGCCAAGGCCATTGCCGGGGAGACCGGCGGGGATCTGTACCTGCTGGATCTGGAAAATCCCTATACGACCGCAGACTTGGATTACAACAACAAAAGTTCCCGGGTCTACCAGGAACATGATGACCCCAGCCTGCGGAACGTGGCTCTGAAGAACGCCAAACCCGCCAACTGGCAGGACTATGACACCGTATTCGTCGGGTATCCCATCTGGTGGGGCATTGCCGCCTGGCCCATGGATACCTTCGTGAAGAGCAATGACTTCACCGGCAAGACGGTGATTCCCTTTGCCACCGCTTACAGCTCCGGCATGGGCAGCAGCGCCGACCAGCTGAAGGAAATGGCCGGCAGCAAAGGCAGCTGGCTCCAGGGTCGTTGCTTCACCGGCACCCTCCAGGACAGCCAGGTGAAGGACTGGGTGAAGAGTCTGGGGGTGAAATAA
- a CDS encoding FeoB-associated Cys-rich membrane protein — protein sequence MGTFVVGLVLFLIVAAVIRKMIKDHKAGKSSCGCDCGSCGMCHGKK from the coding sequence ATGGGTACTTTTGTTGTGGGACTGGTGCTCTTCCTCATCGTAGCAGCAGTGATCCGCAAGATGATCAAAGATCATAAGGCAGGAAAAAGTTCCTGCGGCTGCGACTGCGGAAGCTGCGGCATGTGTCATGGGAAGAAATAA